In one window of Canis aureus isolate CA01 chromosome 25, VMU_Caureus_v.1.0, whole genome shotgun sequence DNA:
- the LOC144297662 gene encoding taste receptor type 2 member 46-like — protein MLPLLQSIFSILVMTEFVLGNFANGFIVLVNYIAWVKRQKISSADQILTGLAVSRIGLLWVILINWYATLLNPALYSLEVRLLVHIAWTASNHFSIWLATSLSVFYLFKIANFSNLIFLRLKWRVKSVVFVMLLGSLFFLVFHVAVVSIYEQMQMKEYEGNITRQTKLRDIAQLMNMTVFTLMNFVPFAISLTSFLLLIFSLWKHLKKMRSSGKRSQDSSTKVHIKAMQTVISFLLLLVCYFLTLIAIVWSSNRLQNKLIFLLCKAIGILYPASHSFILIWGNKKLRETFCHFCGS, from the coding sequence ATGCTACCTTTACTACAGAGCATTTTTTCCATCCTAGTAATGACAGAATTTGTTCTAGGAAATTTTGCCAATGGCTTCATAGTGCTGGTGAACTACATTGCGTGGGTCAAGAGACAAAAGATCTCCTCAGCTGATCAAATTCTCACTGGTCTGGCTGTCTCCAGAATTGGTTTACTCTGGGTAATATTAATAAATTGGTATGCAACTCTGTTGAATCCAGCTTTATATAGCTTAGAAGTAAGGCTTCTTGTTCATATTGCCTGGACAGCGAGCAATCATTTTAGCATCTGGCTTGCTACTAGCCtcagtgtattttatttgttcaaaataGCCAATTTCTCTAACCTTATTTTTCTTCGCCTAAAGTGGAGAGTTAAAAGTGTAGTTTTTGTGATGCTGTTGGggtctttgttctttttagtttttcatgTTGCAGTGGTAAGCATATATGAGCAAATGCAGATGAAGGAATATGAAGGAAACATCACTAGGCAGACCAAACTGAGGGACATTGCACAGCTTATGAATATGACTGTATTCACGCTAATGAACTTTGTACCCTTTGCTATATCCTTAACATCTTTTCTGCTGTTAATCTTTTCCCTGTGGAAACATCTCAAGAAGATGCGATCCAGTGGTAAAAGATCTCAAGATTCCAGCACCAAGGTCCACATAAAAGCCATGCAGACTgtgatctcttttcttttgttattagtTTGTTACTTCCTGACTTTAATTGCCATAGTTTGGAGTTCTAATAGGCTGCAGAACAAGTTGATCTTCTTGCTTTGCAAGGCTATTGGAATCCTGTATCCTGCAAGCCACTCATTTATCCTGATTTGGGGAAACAAGAAGCTCAGAGAGACTTTCTGTCATTTCTGTGGCAGCTGA